From the genome of Nakamurella flavida, one region includes:
- a CDS encoding amidase, with the protein MAKYLPAFISVTAVAEMVRTRRVSATAVAEHFLDRIDENDRAVHAIVWRDDEQTLADAARIDAQLDGGGPPPPLAGVPMTVKDLFSVAGQPATHSSLAYDETPAQQTDLLVTAATSAGLVQIGRAASPELGMTTSCESDRWGITRNPWDLDRSPGGSSGGSAAAVAAGLVPVALGSDGGGSIRVPAAFCGVIGLKPSRGLLPTRVQGWAGGSVEGALTRTIADTAAVYTQLAQVDRYAWARQAQAAPDLTRALEAPTPLVRVGVITRALDPSIPVDPACAAAALDVADRLRAQGHEVVDLDPIEAMAEVMDIYPRTIIPAWLGLTPADHPELLPAHVRRALERGRGIDAGSYLQEVQLFQRLAREILHHLFDRVDVVVTPTTATRVPAIGVVRAELLDRGPSRDCRVYEQTLAFTTVPSVLGSPAISLPTHVDEDGLPIGVQLFAEPFAESLLLQLGRDLEAAYRWPERCPDTRTAPLPVAAASGSAPLPGE; encoded by the coding sequence ATGGCGAAGTATCTACCAGCATTTATCTCGGTGACCGCGGTCGCCGAGATGGTGCGCACCCGTCGGGTGTCCGCCACGGCGGTGGCCGAGCACTTCCTCGACCGGATCGACGAGAACGACCGGGCCGTGCACGCCATCGTGTGGCGGGACGACGAGCAGACCCTGGCCGATGCCGCCCGCATCGACGCGCAGCTGGACGGGGGTGGCCCGCCGCCGCCGCTGGCCGGCGTCCCGATGACGGTCAAGGACCTCTTCTCCGTCGCCGGCCAGCCGGCGACGCACTCCTCCCTGGCCTACGACGAGACCCCGGCGCAGCAGACCGACCTGCTGGTCACCGCGGCGACGTCGGCCGGACTGGTGCAGATCGGCCGGGCGGCCTCCCCCGAACTGGGCATGACCACCTCCTGCGAGAGCGACCGGTGGGGGATCACCCGCAACCCCTGGGACCTGGACCGCTCGCCCGGTGGGTCCAGCGGCGGGTCGGCCGCCGCGGTCGCCGCCGGCCTGGTCCCGGTGGCACTCGGCAGTGACGGCGGCGGGTCCATCCGGGTCCCCGCGGCGTTCTGCGGCGTCATCGGGCTCAAGCCGAGCCGCGGTCTGTTGCCCACCCGCGTCCAGGGCTGGGCCGGGGGCTCCGTCGAGGGCGCGCTGACCCGCACCATCGCCGACACCGCGGCGGTGTACACCCAGCTCGCGCAGGTCGACCGGTACGCCTGGGCCCGGCAGGCGCAGGCCGCACCCGATCTCACCCGCGCACTGGAGGCCCCGACCCCGCTGGTGCGGGTCGGTGTGATCACCCGGGCGCTGGACCCGTCGATCCCCGTCGACCCGGCCTGTGCCGCCGCGGCGTTGGACGTGGCCGACCGGCTGCGCGCCCAGGGGCACGAGGTGGTGGACCTCGACCCGATCGAGGCGATGGCCGAGGTGATGGACATCTACCCGCGGACGATCATCCCGGCGTGGCTCGGGCTGACCCCGGCCGACCACCCGGAGCTGCTCCCCGCGCACGTCCGGCGGGCCCTGGAGAGGGGCCGCGGCATCGACGCGGGCAGCTACCTGCAGGAGGTGCAGCTGTTCCAGCGGCTGGCCCGGGAGATCCTGCACCACCTGTTCGACCGGGTGGACGTGGTCGTCACGCCCACCACGGCCACCCGGGTCCCCGCCATCGGTGTGGTCCGGGCCGAGCTGCTGGACCGGGGCCCGTCCCGCGACTGCCGGGTCTACGAGCAGACCCTCGCGTTCACCACCGTGCCCAGCGTGCTGGGCTCACCGGCGATCTCGCTGCCCACCCACGTCGACGAGGACGGCCTGCCCATCGGCGTGCAGCTCTTCGCCGAACCCTTCGCCGAGTCCCTCCTCCTGCAACTCGGACGCGACCTGGAGGCCGCGTACCGCTGGCCGGAGCGATGTCCCGACACCCGTACCGCCCCCCTCCCGGTCGCCGCGGCGTCCGGATCAGCCCCCCTCCCCGGAGAGTGA
- a CDS encoding GntR family transcriptional regulator has protein sequence MSAPATVPPPGDTEPPPDAAIARLLADVRGLQARELTEVVARRIESGALTAGSRLPTIRDLAAASGASVSAVAAAWSRLGERGLIRTRRRGGTVVVGPPSATPTPPVPTSAAAPRPFHGWAAVDLSSAHPAAEHLPDLRRAFESSLGEPRTHALQREHITELLRATVADGWPFPAEAWTTVSGSGEATLMTCEAATPPGGLVAVQEPTTPGTVANLRSLGYATIGVAADPDGPREDSLAAALDAGARTFLHQPRGTLSVHTRLTTERSAALADVILTRAPDTWVVEEDVAGGIAAAAGDPTLAGVLPDRVVRLTSYCRAFGIDLRTTVIGGARDVVDRVRELRSHGIVAQSRILQNALAYMLRDPRALAAVDHAAGEHAGRAAALRAALDRHGVPSWSPPGDLLVWLPARDEGQALAELAAAGINLVPASRTFVTAPARPLLRVATPQLPGAVRMPELAELLVAAGRDGVVDA, from the coding sequence ATGAGCGCCCCCGCGACAGTTCCCCCACCGGGCGACACCGAACCGCCCCCCGACGCGGCGATCGCGCGCCTGCTCGCCGACGTGCGCGGGTTGCAGGCCCGCGAGCTGACCGAGGTCGTGGCCCGGCGGATCGAGTCGGGCGCCCTCACAGCGGGCAGCCGCCTGCCGACCATCCGCGACCTCGCGGCCGCCTCGGGGGCGAGTGTGTCCGCGGTGGCGGCGGCCTGGTCGCGGCTCGGTGAGCGCGGCCTGATCAGGACCCGGCGTCGCGGTGGCACCGTCGTCGTCGGACCGCCGTCGGCCACGCCGACGCCGCCCGTCCCCACCTCCGCGGCGGCCCCGCGCCCGTTCCACGGCTGGGCGGCGGTCGACCTGTCCTCGGCCCACCCCGCCGCCGAGCACCTCCCGGACCTGCGCCGCGCCTTCGAGTCCAGTCTCGGGGAGCCGCGCACCCATGCCCTGCAACGCGAGCACATCACCGAGCTGCTCCGGGCCACCGTCGCCGACGGCTGGCCCTTCCCGGCCGAGGCGTGGACGACGGTGTCCGGCTCCGGGGAGGCCACCCTGATGACGTGCGAGGCGGCCACTCCCCCGGGCGGACTGGTGGCCGTGCAGGAGCCGACGACCCCGGGCACGGTCGCGAACCTGCGCTCCCTCGGGTACGCCACCATCGGCGTCGCGGCCGATCCGGACGGCCCCCGGGAGGATTCCCTGGCCGCCGCCCTGGACGCCGGCGCCCGCACGTTCCTCCACCAACCGCGGGGCACGCTGAGCGTGCACACCCGGCTGACCACGGAACGGTCGGCGGCACTGGCCGACGTCATCCTCACCCGGGCCCCCGACACCTGGGTCGTCGAGGAGGACGTCGCGGGTGGGATCGCTGCCGCCGCGGGGGATCCCACGCTCGCCGGGGTGCTCCCGGACCGGGTGGTCAGGTTGACGTCCTACTGCCGCGCCTTCGGCATCGACCTGCGCACGACGGTGATCGGCGGCGCCCGGGACGTGGTGGACCGGGTGCGGGAACTCCGCAGTCACGGCATCGTCGCGCAGAGCCGGATCCTGCAGAACGCCCTCGCGTACATGCTGCGCGACCCCCGCGCCCTGGCGGCCGTGGACCACGCGGCCGGCGAGCACGCCGGCCGGGCCGCCGCGCTGCGTGCCGCCCTGGATCGGCACGGCGTGCCGAGCTGGAGCCCCCCGGGCGACCTGCTCGTCTGGCTGCCGGCACGCGACGAGGGGCAGGCGCTGGCCGAGCTGGCCGCCGCCGGCATCAACCTCGTGCCCGCGTCGCGCACCTTCGTCACGGCGCCGGCGCGACCGCTCCTGCGGGTCGCCACCCCCCAGCTCCCGGGAGCGGTCAGGATGCCCGAGCTCGCCGAACTGCTCGTCGCGGCGGGCCGGGACGGCGTCGTCGACGCCTGA
- a CDS encoding aminotransferase-like domain-containing protein — protein sequence MQQPPIVLDRSTGVPLAVQVAAALRSSPTVRTGDRLPSTRELATALGVSRTVTAAAYDQLLAEGWLEGRRGVGSFVVGAAGAVPIARSSPADLPFAPTIDLRPGAPCLEVLDRAVWRRAWRAAGDEPPDGTWSAAGAPAFRTAVVEHFLRARGLAADPADVLGTTGTSAGAAEVARLLPPGSRVGVEDPGYRRSAEALRGTGARLVPLRVDGDGLVVDEIPAGLAAVCCTPAHQFPLGGRLPAARRVALVERARAEGLLVLEDDYDGELRYDVAPLPLLASLGPDVVVLLGTTSKVLTPTLGVGWLVAPPGVRDRLLAVRTATGTRPSRAGQRVVAAMAAHGDLSRHLRRLTRELSVRRELVRDTVIAAGHHTLGDAAGAHLVVPLLDRADETSVRAVALERGVVVDGLGRHTLRPESPDAPAGLVVGWAGPDRAALTRGLAVLGEVLRTVPPG from the coding sequence GTGCAGCAACCGCCGATCGTGCTGGACCGCTCGACGGGTGTGCCGCTCGCCGTCCAGGTCGCTGCCGCCCTGCGCTCGTCGCCGACCGTGCGCACCGGGGACCGGTTGCCCTCGACCCGGGAGCTGGCCACCGCCCTCGGCGTCAGTCGGACGGTCACCGCCGCCGCCTACGACCAGCTGCTGGCCGAGGGCTGGCTGGAGGGGCGGCGGGGTGTCGGGTCGTTCGTGGTCGGGGCGGCCGGGGCCGTCCCGATCGCCCGGTCGTCGCCCGCGGACCTGCCGTTCGCGCCGACGATCGACCTGCGCCCCGGGGCCCCGTGCCTGGAGGTGCTCGACCGGGCCGTGTGGCGGCGGGCCTGGCGGGCCGCCGGTGACGAGCCGCCGGACGGGACCTGGTCGGCCGCCGGCGCCCCGGCGTTCCGGACGGCCGTCGTCGAGCACTTCCTGCGGGCCCGCGGCCTGGCGGCCGACCCCGCCGACGTGCTGGGCACCACGGGCACCTCGGCCGGTGCCGCCGAGGTCGCCCGGCTGCTCCCGCCCGGATCCCGTGTCGGGGTGGAGGATCCGGGCTACCGGCGGTCCGCCGAGGCGCTCCGCGGCACCGGCGCCCGGCTGGTGCCGCTCCGGGTGGACGGCGACGGGCTGGTGGTCGACGAGATCCCCGCCGGCCTGGCCGCCGTCTGCTGCACCCCCGCCCACCAGTTCCCCCTCGGCGGACGGCTGCCCGCCGCGCGGCGCGTCGCCCTGGTCGAGCGGGCGCGGGCCGAGGGACTGCTCGTCCTGGAGGACGACTACGACGGCGAGCTCCGGTACGACGTCGCCCCGCTCCCGCTGCTCGCGTCCCTCGGCCCCGATGTGGTCGTCCTGCTGGGCACCACCTCCAAGGTGCTGACCCCCACCCTCGGGGTGGGCTGGCTGGTGGCCCCGCCCGGCGTGCGTGATCGACTGCTGGCCGTCCGGACCGCGACCGGGACGCGGCCGTCACGGGCCGGGCAGCGGGTGGTCGCCGCGATGGCCGCGCACGGCGACCTGTCCCGTCACCTGCGCCGGTTGACCCGCGAACTGTCCGTGCGGCGGGAGCTGGTCCGGGACACGGTGATCGCCGCCGGACACCACACGCTCGGCGATGCCGCCGGGGCGCATCTCGTCGTGCCGCTGCTCGACCGGGCCGACGAGACCTCCGTGCGGGCAGTGGCTCTCGAGCGGGGGGTCGTCGTCGACGGTCTGGGACGGCACACCCTGCGACCGGAGAGTCCCGATGCACCTGCGGGTCTCGTCGTGGGGTGGGCCGGACCGGATCGGGCCGCGCTGACCCGGGGCCTGGCCGTGCTCGGCGAGGTGCTCCGCACGGTACCGCCGGGCTGA
- a CDS encoding pyridoxamine 5'-phosphate oxidase family protein, whose amino-acid sequence MTTLPLSPTDRSTVHRGARRARTDRADLYAVLDAGLIGHLGMTLDAGPLVIPTGYGRDGETLYLHGSSGAASLRAAAAGTPVCFTVTQVDGIVYSRSAFHHSMNYRCAVVQGMARPVTDPDDRWHGLGVLTEHLAPGSWTATRQPDRRELAATAVLALDLAEASVKIRTGPPGEDERDLAPGAPPVWAGVLPLTTAWGTPEPCPLLAVGVAVPDRITRR is encoded by the coding sequence GTGACCACCCTTCCGCTCTCCCCCACCGACCGATCCACCGTGCACCGCGGCGCCCGCCGCGCCCGGACCGACCGCGCCGATCTGTACGCCGTCCTGGACGCCGGCCTGATCGGGCATCTCGGCATGACTCTGGACGCCGGTCCGCTGGTCATCCCCACCGGCTACGGCCGGGACGGCGAGACCCTGTACCTGCACGGCTCTTCCGGCGCGGCCTCGCTGCGGGCCGCGGCCGCCGGGACGCCGGTGTGCTTCACCGTCACCCAGGTGGACGGCATCGTCTACAGCCGTTCGGCGTTCCACCACTCGATGAACTACCGGTGCGCCGTCGTCCAGGGGATGGCCCGGCCGGTGACCGATCCGGACGATCGGTGGCACGGCCTGGGAGTGCTCACCGAGCACCTGGCTCCCGGTTCGTGGACGGCGACCCGGCAGCCGGACCGCCGGGAGCTGGCCGCCACGGCCGTCCTGGCCCTGGACCTGGCCGAGGCGAGCGTGAAGATCCGCACCGGACCCCCCGGGGAGGACGAGCGCGACCTGGCCCCGGGCGCACCGCCGGTGTGGGCGGGGGTACTGCCGCTGACCACCGCGTGGGGCACGCCCGAGCCCTGCCCGTTGTTGGCCGTCGGGGTGGCGGTCCCGGACCGGATCACCCGCCGCTGA
- a CDS encoding cation:proton antiporter, whose translation MIDSWTAIVLVPLAVVLAPLLATLVGRVVRVPLVVFEIGLGILIGPAVLGWAPVDGFTADLADLGVAMLFFLAGTEIDFRQINGRPLRRSIAGWLLAVVLTVAIGVVAAPDPVAGVYLGVALTSTALGALIPLLRDAGELRTRFGTAVVAVGAVGEFGPLIAISVFLSGRNPGKAAIVLLAFVAVTALAIAMAAKGTHLRVHRLITATLHTSGQFAVRLVILVLAVLAGLSLALGLDMLLGAFAAGVLMRLVLRNATPADAESVESKLEGLGFGLLVPIFFVHTGMTFDLTALLGDGRALVLLPVFVLVMLVIRGGSGLLSAPKGAARTDRAALALLTATGLPIIIAVTGIGVERGELTGSLAASLVGAGIISVLLFPLLGLLAHARAPVTDEAATGPAPADIDRSNDPEG comes from the coding sequence GTGATCGACTCCTGGACGGCCATCGTGCTGGTCCCCCTGGCCGTGGTGCTGGCTCCGCTGCTGGCCACCCTCGTCGGGCGGGTGGTGCGGGTACCGCTGGTGGTCTTCGAGATCGGTCTCGGCATCCTCATCGGGCCGGCCGTGCTCGGCTGGGCGCCCGTGGACGGGTTCACCGCCGACCTCGCCGACCTCGGGGTGGCCATGCTCTTCTTCCTGGCGGGCACGGAGATCGACTTCCGGCAGATCAACGGCCGGCCGCTGCGCCGGTCGATCGCGGGATGGCTGCTCGCGGTGGTGCTGACCGTCGCGATCGGCGTGGTCGCCGCCCCCGACCCGGTGGCCGGGGTGTACCTGGGCGTGGCGTTGACCAGTACCGCCCTGGGGGCACTGATCCCCCTGCTCCGGGACGCCGGCGAGCTGCGCACCCGGTTCGGCACCGCGGTGGTGGCGGTCGGTGCGGTCGGCGAGTTCGGGCCGCTGATCGCGATCTCGGTGTTCCTGTCCGGACGCAATCCCGGGAAGGCCGCGATCGTCCTGCTCGCCTTCGTCGCGGTCACCGCGCTGGCCATCGCCATGGCGGCGAAGGGCACACACCTGCGGGTGCACCGGCTGATCACCGCCACCCTGCACACCAGCGGCCAGTTCGCGGTCCGGTTGGTCATCCTGGTGCTGGCCGTGCTGGCCGGACTGAGCCTCGCCCTGGGCCTGGACATGCTGCTCGGTGCGTTCGCGGCCGGGGTGCTCATGCGGTTGGTGCTGCGGAACGCGACGCCGGCGGACGCGGAGTCGGTGGAGAGCAAGCTCGAGGGCCTCGGGTTCGGGTTGCTGGTGCCGATCTTCTTCGTGCACACCGGCATGACGTTCGATCTGACCGCCCTGCTCGGCGACGGCCGGGCCCTGGTCCTGCTCCCGGTGTTCGTGCTGGTCATGCTGGTGATCCGCGGAGGATCCGGCCTGCTGTCGGCACCGAAGGGAGCGGCGCGCACCGACCGGGCCGCGCTGGCCCTGCTGACCGCGACCGGTCTGCCCATCATCATCGCGGTCACCGGCATCGGGGTGGAGCGTGGTGAGCTGACCGGTTCGCTGGCCGCGTCGCTGGTCGGCGCCGGCATCATCTCGGTCCTGCTGTTCCCCCTCCTCGGCCTGCTCGCCCACGCCCGCGCCCCCGTCACCGACGAGGCCGCCACCGGCCCGGCCCCAGCCGACATCGACCGGTCGAACGACCCGGAGGGCTGA
- a CDS encoding septum formation family protein, with amino-acid sequence MIVPAVLLAVILPNLGERQLPGRAQGIPLRLAPAVGDCVSTPFRPDRQETGALAVVADADLRIGPCDGTRYGEVTAVLDGAGAYDGANSDGRYLSGEFAGAAYVCDYQTQDYQGVPAALRGGALFADIWSSRLFTPSVSVVPDERQRAAGQNWTACVAFRVDAAEQVAPFDASVRDLYRTGTPPADAGSCEDVADPAVARAVPCGRPHQVELMATSTTMLVDSATGQLVTDPLLPECVALVGLLTRRPDLDAEGGLTVSVDASYRKQATGEAVGDPGAQTDEVLQDLRCRVVALAGRTLSGTLLGLGDRPVPWT; translated from the coding sequence GTGATCGTCCCTGCCGTCCTGCTGGCCGTGATCCTGCCCAACCTGGGTGAGCGCCAACTGCCGGGTCGGGCCCAGGGGATACCGCTCCGCCTCGCTCCCGCCGTCGGTGACTGCGTGTCGACCCCGTTCCGGCCCGACCGGCAGGAGACGGGCGCGCTCGCCGTCGTCGCAGACGCGGACCTGCGGATCGGCCCGTGCGACGGCACCCGGTACGGGGAGGTCACCGCCGTGCTGGACGGGGCCGGGGCGTACGACGGCGCGAACAGCGACGGGCGATACCTGTCCGGCGAGTTCGCCGGCGCGGCGTACGTCTGCGATTACCAGACGCAGGATTACCAGGGGGTCCCGGCCGCGCTGCGCGGTGGGGCGCTGTTCGCCGACATCTGGTCCAGCAGGTTGTTCACCCCGTCCGTGTCGGTGGTCCCGGACGAGCGGCAACGTGCCGCCGGACAGAACTGGACGGCCTGCGTGGCCTTCCGGGTCGACGCCGCCGAGCAGGTCGCGCCGTTCGATGCTTCGGTGCGCGATCTGTACCGCACCGGCACGCCACCGGCGGACGCCGGGAGCTGCGAGGACGTCGCCGATCCCGCCGTGGCGCGGGCCGTGCCCTGCGGCCGGCCGCACCAGGTGGAGCTGATGGCAACCAGCACGACCATGCTGGTGGACTCGGCCACCGGACAGCTCGTCACGGACCCGTTGCTACCCGAATGCGTCGCACTGGTCGGCCTGCTGACCCGGCGGCCCGACCTGGACGCCGAGGGTGGGCTGACCGTGTCGGTGGACGCGAGCTACCGGAAGCAGGCCACCGGAGAGGCGGTGGGTGATCCCGGGGCGCAGACCGACGAGGTCCTCCAGGACCTGCGGTGCCGTGTGGTGGCACTGGCCGGTCGGACCCTGTCCGGAACGCTCCTCGGACTGGGTGACCGCCCCGTGCCCTGGACCTGA
- a CDS encoding TetR/AcrR family transcriptional regulator produces the protein MGRWEPGATQRLVVAAVDLFTEQGYDATTVAQIAERAGVTRSTFFRHFADKRELLVAGQETLSRLLADGIAEAPDGASPLEAVAVGLDRASSEMGPVNRDLGPRLSAAVAASTELQERDALKSVGMAAAMTAALVARGIPDPTAHLAAELGVLAFKRGYAAWSTGERDGTGLAPHALAALAELRAATASLG, from the coding sequence ATGGGGCGATGGGAACCGGGGGCGACGCAACGTCTCGTCGTCGCGGCCGTGGACCTGTTCACCGAGCAGGGGTACGACGCCACCACGGTGGCGCAGATCGCCGAACGGGCCGGGGTCACCCGCAGCACCTTCTTCCGCCACTTCGCCGACAAGCGCGAGCTGCTGGTCGCCGGCCAGGAGACCCTGAGCAGACTGCTGGCCGACGGCATCGCCGAGGCGCCGGACGGGGCCAGCCCGCTCGAGGCGGTGGCCGTCGGCCTGGACCGGGCGTCCAGCGAGATGGGGCCGGTCAACCGGGATCTCGGCCCCCGGCTCTCCGCCGCGGTGGCGGCGAGCACCGAACTGCAGGAACGGGACGCGCTCAAGAGCGTCGGGATGGCGGCGGCCATGACCGCGGCGCTGGTGGCCCGCGGGATCCCCGATCCGACCGCGCATCTCGCGGCCGAACTGGGTGTGCTGGCGTTCAAGCGCGGGTACGCGGCCTGGTCCACGGGGGAGCGGGACGGGACGGGGCTCGCCCCGCACGCCCTCGCCGCCCTGGCCGAGCTGCGGGCGGCCACCGCGTCGTTGGGATAG
- a CDS encoding NAD-dependent epimerase/dehydratase family protein yields the protein MQVFVTGGTGTIGTAVVTELLAHGHTVLALARSDTAARQIHEAGAEVLRGSTADLDVLRAGAERADGVISLAFGGDYSTAGAVAASVAEETAALTTLGETLTGTGRPLVTVSGTPWIPGRASTEADPLPTDGPVGGRGRTVNAVLALASEGVRSTAVRLPRTVHDGGRGGFAGMLTEAARLSGVSGYPGDGAQRWPAVHAKDAAVLFRLALESAPAGTAWHAVADEGDRVRDIATVIGRRLGLPVEPLPVEDFGPFGAIFALDQPATSAHTRATLGWRPTHPALLADLENLRP from the coding sequence ATGCAGGTCTTCGTCACCGGCGGCACCGGCACCATCGGCACCGCCGTGGTCACCGAGTTGCTCGCCCACGGCCACACCGTCCTCGCCCTCGCCCGGTCGGACACCGCCGCCCGGCAGATCCACGAGGCCGGCGCGGAGGTCCTCCGCGGGAGCACCGCCGACCTCGACGTCCTGCGCGCCGGGGCCGAGCGGGCCGACGGGGTGATCAGCCTGGCCTTCGGCGGTGACTACAGCACCGCCGGGGCCGTAGCCGCGTCCGTGGCCGAGGAGACCGCCGCGCTGACCACCCTCGGCGAGACACTGACCGGCACCGGCCGCCCCCTGGTCACCGTGTCCGGCACGCCGTGGATCCCGGGCCGCGCCTCCACCGAGGCCGATCCGCTGCCGACCGACGGGCCGGTCGGCGGCCGGGGGCGCACGGTGAACGCGGTGCTCGCGCTGGCGTCCGAGGGCGTCCGCAGCACCGCGGTGCGGCTGCCGCGCACCGTGCACGACGGGGGCCGGGGTGGTTTCGCCGGGATGCTGACCGAGGCCGCCCGCCTGTCCGGGGTGTCCGGCTACCCGGGCGACGGCGCCCAGCGCTGGCCCGCGGTGCACGCGAAGGACGCCGCGGTGCTGTTCCGGCTCGCCCTGGAGTCCGCCCCCGCGGGGACGGCCTGGCATGCGGTCGCCGACGAGGGCGACAGGGTCCGGGACATCGCCACGGTCATCGGCCGGCGACTGGGCCTGCCCGTCGAGCCGCTACCGGTCGAGGACTTCGGCCCGTTCGGAGCGATCTTCGCGCTGGACCAGCCGGCGACCAGTGCGCACACCCGGGCCACCCTGGGCTGGCGGCCGACCCACCCCGCCCTGCTCGCCGATCTCGAGAACCTCCGACCCTGA
- a CDS encoding GNAT family N-acetyltransferase, with protein sequence MSEPPRTPLPDRVERSGLTLVRWQEDDAPALHRLILDNLDHLRPFMAWTAGEPRTPEEHHALIAGWTREWAAGGSLVVGIRQHDTWVGSAGLHRRGGPDELEIGYWVDHRHLRQGVATATGRALTDLAFTVPGIQVVSIVHDLANLASAAVPARLGFRRLADRDSLAPQGPAGTGRDGVWVTSRAEWAAAR encoded by the coding sequence ATGAGCGAACCGCCGCGGACGCCGCTGCCGGACCGGGTCGAACGGTCCGGGCTGACGCTCGTCCGCTGGCAGGAGGACGACGCGCCCGCTCTGCACCGGCTGATCCTGGACAACCTCGATCACCTCCGCCCGTTCATGGCCTGGACGGCGGGGGAGCCGCGCACACCGGAGGAGCACCATGCGCTGATCGCCGGCTGGACGCGGGAATGGGCGGCCGGCGGCAGTCTCGTCGTCGGCATCCGGCAGCACGACACCTGGGTCGGTTCGGCCGGCCTGCACCGCCGGGGCGGCCCGGACGAGCTGGAGATCGGCTACTGGGTCGACCACCGGCACCTCCGGCAGGGGGTGGCGACGGCGACGGGACGCGCGCTGACCGATCTGGCCTTCACCGTCCCCGGTATCCAGGTGGTGTCGATCGTGCACGACCTGGCCAACCTGGCCAGCGCCGCCGTCCCCGCCCGGCTCGGCTTCCGGCGGCTCGCCGACCGCGACTCCCTCGCCCCCCAGGGGCCCGCGGGGACCGGGCGTGACGGGGTGTGGGTGACGAGCCGGGCGGAATGGGCGGCGGCCCGGTGA
- a CDS encoding NAD-dependent protein deacetylase translates to MVETTVDGTRASATERDADDLARAVRLLTGRPIVALTGAGMSTDSGIPDYRGPGAPPRRPMTYQEFCSGPVARQRYWARSHLGWRRLAHSAPNDGHRALAGLEARGRLLFLITQNVDGLHAEAGTRAQVELHGRIDEVICLQCRTVSSRAELHERLESVNPLVDAAAQDHLATAPDGDVELEDTSGFHLVDCLVCGGVLKPHVVFFGENVPRDRVARCYAAVDAAGALLVAGSSLTVMSGYRFVRHAAARGIPVVIVNRGTTRGDPQATVKIDAGCSDTLSQLFDSL, encoded by the coding sequence ATCGTCGAGACCACCGTGGACGGAACACGTGCGTCGGCGACCGAACGGGATGCGGACGACCTGGCGCGGGCCGTCCGACTGCTGACCGGCCGACCGATCGTCGCGCTCACCGGCGCGGGCATGAGCACCGACTCCGGCATCCCGGACTACCGCGGACCGGGCGCCCCGCCGCGGCGTCCGATGACGTATCAGGAGTTCTGCTCCGGTCCGGTCGCCCGGCAGCGCTACTGGGCCCGCAGCCACCTCGGCTGGCGGCGCCTGGCCCATTCCGCCCCGAACGACGGTCACCGTGCGCTGGCCGGGCTCGAGGCGAGGGGCCGTCTGCTCTTCCTGATCACCCAGAACGTCGACGGACTGCACGCCGAGGCCGGCACCCGCGCGCAGGTCGAGCTGCACGGCCGCATCGACGAGGTGATCTGCCTGCAGTGCCGGACGGTGAGCTCACGCGCCGAGCTGCACGAGCGCTTGGAGTCGGTGAACCCGCTCGTCGACGCGGCCGCGCAGGACCACCTGGCGACCGCGCCGGACGGCGATGTCGAGCTGGAGGACACCTCCGGCTTCCACCTGGTCGACTGCCTGGTGTGCGGCGGCGTGCTCAAGCCGCACGTGGTGTTCTTCGGGGAGAACGTCCCCCGCGACCGGGTCGCCCGCTGCTACGCCGCCGTCGATGCGGCAGGGGCGCTACTGGTGGCCGGATCGTCCCTCACGGTGATGTCGGGGTACCGCTTCGTCCGGCATGCGGCAGCCCGCGGCATCCCGGTGGTGATCGTGAACCGGGGCACCACCCGGGGCGACCCGCAGGCGACCGTGAAGATCGACGCGGGCTGCTCGGACACGCTGTCGCAGTTGTTCGACTCGCTCTGA